A genomic segment from Dendropsophus ebraccatus isolate aDenEbr1 chromosome 7, aDenEbr1.pat, whole genome shotgun sequence encodes:
- the LOC138796634 gene encoding putative N-acetyltransferase 8B translates to MSSYNIRMYKDSDRPKVLEIVTSGFLEPITITFSSALRQPQSWLLLLAGLLLPLVMVGSFVLSILGGIGVLLLLWLPGYIHFHLYVREVLKHDMKDIQKFYLQREGNCFWVVEIDGEVVATAGAAIASFTPHEKTVELKRMAVSTRRRGKGIAKLLCRTVFDFARKNRYNAVVLSTTTAHLNGLRLYEKLGFTRTDTDMYSALLRLTGIAWVGYRYDITASR, encoded by the coding sequence atgtcGTCTTACAACATCCGCATGTACAAGGACTCTGACCGTCCTAAGGTCCTGGAGATCGTCACGTCTGGCTTTTTAGAGCCCATCACTATAACTTTCTCCAGTGCCCTACGGCAGCCTCAGAGCTGGCTTCTCCTGTTGgcggggctcctccttcctctgGTCATGGTGGGATCCTTTGTGCTCTCCATCTTGGGTGGGATCGGGGTCTTGCTCCTTTTGTGGCTCCCCGGCTATATCCATTTCCATTTATACGTTAGAGAGGTTCTGAAACACGATATGAAGGACATCCAAAAATTTTATCTCCAGCGGGAAGGAAACTGCTTCTGGGTGGTGGAGATCGATGGAGAAGTTGTGGCCACAGCAGGAGCTGCCATCGCTTCCTTTACCCCTCATGAGAAGACTGTGGAGCTGAAGAGGATGGCCGTGTCTACTCGCCGCCGAGGCAAAGGGATCGCTAAATTATTATGCAGAACGGTGTTTGACTTTGCACGCAAGAACCGGTATAACGCGGTCGTCCTGTCCACCACGACGGCACACCTCAACGGTTTGAGGTTATATGAGAAGTTGGGCTTCACGCGCACAGACACAGACATGTACAGTGCATTACTCCGACTCACCGGAATCGCTTGGGTTGGGTACAGATACGATATCACTGCCAGTAGATGA
- the LOC138796635 gene encoding putative N-acetyltransferase 8B isoform X1, which translates to MRCIQGDNMSAHNIRIYKESDHLKVQEIFTSGCYEHIPAAFYCALRQPQSWLLLLVGLLVPLVMTGSILLSILGGIGVLLLLWLPGAVFFIFHAKNGVAKDLKDVRKYYLQRERYCFWVMEIEGEVVGTVAAIPYITPHENNVELKRMMVSSHHRGKGIAKLLCRTVIDYARKNGCNAVVLSTTSVQASGIGLYEKMGFKRTEIDLHNGILQLIGMDWVGYRYDISFNK; encoded by the coding sequence GGAGACAACATGTCGGCTCACAACATCCGCATATACAAGGAATCCGACCATCTTAAGGTCCAGGAGATCTTCACATCTGGTTGCTACGAGCATATCCCCGCAGCTTTCTACTGTGCCCTACGGCAGCCTCAGAGCTGGCTTCTCCTGTTAGTGGGGCTCCTTGTTCCTCTGGTCATGACGGGATCCATTCTGCTCTCCATCTTGGGTGGGATCGGGGTCTTGCTCCTCTTATGGCTCCCTGGTgccgtttttttcatttttcatgccAAGAATGGCGTGGCCAAAGATTTGAAGGACGTCAGAAAATATTATCTCCAGAGGGAACGTTATTGCTTCTGGGTGATGGAGATAGAAGGAGAAGTTGTTGGCACTGTGGCTGCCATTCCTTATATTACCCCTCATGAGAATAACGTGgagctgaagaggatgatggtatCCAGTCACCACCGAGGCAAAGGGATCGCTAAATTATTATGCAGGACGGTGATTGACTATGCACGGAAGAACGGGTGTAATGCGGTCGTCCTGTCCACCACGTCAGTGCAGGCATCTGGTATAGGGTTGTATGAGAAGATGGGCTTCAAGCGGACAGAAATCGATCTCCACAATGGAATACTCCAACTCATCGGGATGGACTGGGTTGGGTACAGATACGATATCTCCTTCAATAAATGA
- the LOC138796635 gene encoding putative N-acetyltransferase 8B isoform X2 yields the protein MSAHNIRIYKESDHLKVQEIFTSGCYEHIPAAFYCALRQPQSWLLLLVGLLVPLVMTGSILLSILGGIGVLLLLWLPGAVFFIFHAKNGVAKDLKDVRKYYLQRERYCFWVMEIEGEVVGTVAAIPYITPHENNVELKRMMVSSHHRGKGIAKLLCRTVIDYARKNGCNAVVLSTTSVQASGIGLYEKMGFKRTEIDLHNGILQLIGMDWVGYRYDISFNK from the coding sequence ATGTCGGCTCACAACATCCGCATATACAAGGAATCCGACCATCTTAAGGTCCAGGAGATCTTCACATCTGGTTGCTACGAGCATATCCCCGCAGCTTTCTACTGTGCCCTACGGCAGCCTCAGAGCTGGCTTCTCCTGTTAGTGGGGCTCCTTGTTCCTCTGGTCATGACGGGATCCATTCTGCTCTCCATCTTGGGTGGGATCGGGGTCTTGCTCCTCTTATGGCTCCCTGGTgccgtttttttcatttttcatgccAAGAATGGCGTGGCCAAAGATTTGAAGGACGTCAGAAAATATTATCTCCAGAGGGAACGTTATTGCTTCTGGGTGATGGAGATAGAAGGAGAAGTTGTTGGCACTGTGGCTGCCATTCCTTATATTACCCCTCATGAGAATAACGTGgagctgaagaggatgatggtatCCAGTCACCACCGAGGCAAAGGGATCGCTAAATTATTATGCAGGACGGTGATTGACTATGCACGGAAGAACGGGTGTAATGCGGTCGTCCTGTCCACCACGTCAGTGCAGGCATCTGGTATAGGGTTGTATGAGAAGATGGGCTTCAAGCGGACAGAAATCGATCTCCACAATGGAATACTCCAACTCATCGGGATGGACTGGGTTGGGTACAGATACGATATCTCCTTCAATAAATGA
- the LOC138796633 gene encoding probable N-acetyltransferase camello has protein sequence MADYTIRVYKNRDYNAVRMLFAEGMLEHIPATCAHVLKLPRAQFVLFISFITLLLISRSYLLSLVSLAIVFTLGRRLLTSEFHQYVESCQRDDLLDIEESYMASNNSCFWVAESNGRVVGMVGVVPRSSEVMLLRRLSVAKDKRHQGIANALCHKVIDFARQRSFKALTLETSMVQVASHKLYEKLGFQKTDVRVFPSLFGRFANFSVLTYEYKLRH, from the coding sequence ATGGCTGACTACACCATACGGGTGTACAAGAACAGGGACTACAATGCGGTCCGTATGCTGTTTGCAGAAGGCATGCTGGAGCACATCCCCGCTACCTGCGCCCATGTGCTGAAGCTTCCCCGGGCCCAGTTTGTCCTCTTCATATCATTCATCACCCTGCTGTTAATATCCAGGTCCTACTTACTCTCTCTAGTAAGTCTGGCCATTGTGTTCACTCTAGGCCGTCGCCTACTGACCTCTGAGTTCCACCAGTATGTGGAGAGCTGTCAGAGGGATGACCTTCTTGACATTGAGGAGTCCTACATGGCAAGTAACAACTCTTGTTTCTGGGTGGCAGAGTCTAATGGCAGGGTCGTAGGCATGGTGGGCGTAGTCCCCCGCTCTAGTGAAGTCATGCTGTTGAGACGGCTCTCGGTGGCTAAGGACAAGAGACACCAAGGAATTGCCAACGCCCTCTGCCATAAGGTCATAGATTTTGCACGTCAACGGAGCTTCAAGGCGCTGACTCTGGAGACGTCGATGGTACAAGTCGCTTCTCATAAATTGTACGAAAAGTTGGGTTTCCAGAAAACAGATGTCAGGGTCTTTCCATCTCTTTTTGGAAGATTTGCCAACTTTTCTGTCCTGACCTATGAATACAAGCTCAGACATTAG